A window from Azoarcus sp. DD4 encodes these proteins:
- a CDS encoding nucleotidyltransferase has protein sequence MTLTKSADLVLQAERTRPARLTESLESIAALRNDGLTRSAERDLLLAYSPWARALNDANLHITVRPEEIAAAAEAYREVAGLLVAKLDWPNDTIRILPQGSASTQTLIRSPFGGEKFDIDAVCQVDISRVAAQDPMGFFQSVGDALEELEAEAKKRCWNIPFPNRPFYLEFTPSVPLNNVPQYTMESMAPRYRAAFAYRATALAVVDTPTERWKTSNPAGMTKWIDDTAKRPLIRQVSLETAVLREAKAEVAPVLEQAVEITDTLRVAIRLFKRHRDMCVRRGIIAGEAKPISIIIVTLLTSCYEGLADLGRVYAHPVELLDDLASLLPHLVLKLEDQYRVDNATVEGENFAEKWNHDGGTRYRAFVAWCKALSADLKTILALTEPQEISTRVREVFGIPAPTTDGTGLSSARYPAPPPTRPGRGLA, from the coding sequence ATGACCCTCACGAAAAGCGCCGATCTGGTCCTTCAAGCCGAGCGGACCCGTCCTGCCCGCCTTACCGAGTCCCTCGAATCGATTGCCGCTTTGCGGAACGACGGCCTGACCCGTTCCGCGGAGCGAGATCTACTGTTGGCCTACAGTCCTTGGGCTCGGGCACTGAATGACGCCAACCTCCACATCACGGTGCGCCCGGAAGAAATCGCCGCCGCGGCCGAGGCCTATAGGGAGGTGGCGGGACTCTTGGTCGCGAAGCTGGACTGGCCGAATGACACCATCAGAATCCTGCCTCAAGGCTCCGCCAGCACGCAAACCCTTATCCGCTCCCCTTTCGGCGGTGAGAAGTTCGACATCGATGCCGTCTGCCAGGTCGATATCTCCCGCGTCGCAGCGCAAGACCCGATGGGTTTCTTTCAGTCGGTCGGGGACGCCCTTGAGGAGCTCGAGGCAGAAGCGAAGAAACGCTGCTGGAACATTCCGTTCCCCAACCGGCCGTTCTATCTCGAGTTCACCCCGTCCGTGCCGCTGAACAACGTGCCCCAGTACACCATGGAGTCGATGGCGCCCCGGTACCGGGCAGCTTTCGCATACCGAGCAACCGCCTTGGCAGTCGTGGACACGCCGACCGAACGCTGGAAAACATCGAACCCCGCAGGCATGACCAAGTGGATCGATGACACGGCCAAGCGGCCCCTGATCCGTCAAGTCTCGTTGGAAACTGCAGTACTACGTGAGGCGAAGGCGGAGGTCGCGCCTGTGCTAGAGCAGGCAGTGGAGATTACCGATACGCTGCGGGTTGCCATCCGCCTTTTCAAGCGCCATCGAGACATGTGCGTGCGACGGGGCATCATTGCAGGCGAGGCCAAGCCGATCTCAATCATCATCGTGACCCTGCTGACCAGTTGCTACGAGGGTCTCGCCGACCTCGGCCGCGTCTACGCTCATCCGGTGGAATTGCTCGACGATCTCGCCTCCCTCTTGCCCCACCTTGTCCTGAAACTCGAAGACCAGTACCGGGTAGATAACGCGACCGTTGAGGGCGAGAACTTTGCTGAAAAGTGGAATCACGACGGTGGGACTCGATATAGGGCGTTTGTCGCATGGTGCAAGGCCCTGTCCGCGGATCTGAAGACGATCCTGGCCTTGACCGAGCCGCAGGAGATATCCACGCGCGTCCGTGAAGTGTTCGGCATTCCGGCGCCCACGACTGACGGTACAGGTCTGTCGTCTGCCCGTTATCCCGCGCCGCCGCCGACTCGTCCCGGACGAGGGTTGGCATAA
- a CDS encoding SAVED domain-containing protein, translating into MATSPHAPAPGVTPSTDYLNDQDLVAWLEARLASRHHVAYIHSGFLCKVVDLDGPDHSLHPADPEGEAKKCLKKLVAQGLLQYLELPLQTLQDAHVADPSWTYSQVSSKPAVDALIATRDGLLGRTAGRGPEITDKTAQKVWADAGGRCMFAGCGEDLTEIPLWTRTARIGYLAHIIASDPQGPRGNQQDSHRLANNPENIMLMCDAHHRLIDSFAPDDYIPHTLYEMRRTHRDMVRNYLGSLAFPRTRAATLHANLAHVPTYFHDSELIDAILATGCAMLPGVIHYVRRKAPRDDRNTPGFWSQYLRDHEGDIRQLVAGFNGASGALTENLAVFPLHHIPTMVLAGRIMGEAQAIQVFQYSRSRRTWAWNPDVAPKPVGTFSVSTMPQARASEVLITIELSAAIDEDAIPPALQPDLAVGRLPWLRITTPSPDSDCIAHPDDLDQFMQVARRTINHVQDVMRARKVHLIAISPASTVFRFGQMLQPGHHPEYILYDRAGREYPFVPAFSITGHDVSALDRERPFSISLR; encoded by the coding sequence ATGGCTACCAGCCCCCATGCGCCCGCACCCGGCGTTACCCCTTCCACCGACTATCTCAACGATCAGGACCTAGTGGCTTGGCTGGAAGCTCGCCTCGCCTCTCGACACCACGTCGCCTATATCCACAGCGGCTTCCTGTGCAAGGTTGTGGATCTCGATGGGCCAGACCACTCCCTGCATCCGGCCGATCCCGAAGGCGAGGCGAAGAAGTGCCTGAAGAAGCTGGTAGCCCAAGGTCTGCTCCAATACCTGGAACTACCGCTTCAGACCCTACAGGATGCTCACGTAGCCGATCCGAGCTGGACGTATTCCCAGGTGTCGTCGAAACCAGCCGTGGATGCCCTCATTGCTACGCGCGATGGGCTGCTTGGCAGGACCGCCGGTCGAGGGCCGGAGATCACCGACAAGACAGCGCAGAAGGTCTGGGCTGATGCTGGTGGTCGATGCATGTTCGCGGGATGCGGGGAAGACCTGACCGAGATCCCCCTTTGGACCCGGACCGCCAGGATTGGATATCTGGCTCACATCATCGCGTCCGATCCTCAGGGACCGCGCGGCAACCAGCAGGACTCCCACCGGCTCGCAAACAACCCGGAGAACATCATGCTGATGTGCGATGCGCATCACCGCTTGATCGACTCCTTTGCCCCGGACGACTACATACCCCACACCCTGTACGAGATGCGCCGGACCCACCGCGACATGGTGCGGAACTACCTGGGCTCTCTGGCATTCCCGCGCACCCGCGCGGCAACGCTGCATGCCAATCTGGCCCACGTCCCGACCTACTTTCATGACTCCGAGCTGATCGACGCCATTCTGGCAACCGGTTGCGCCATGCTGCCAGGGGTTATCCACTATGTGCGCCGTAAGGCTCCACGTGACGATCGCAACACGCCGGGGTTCTGGTCCCAGTACCTCCGGGACCACGAAGGGGATATCCGCCAACTGGTCGCCGGATTCAACGGCGCAAGTGGCGCACTCACGGAGAATCTCGCCGTCTTCCCGCTCCACCATATCCCGACGATGGTGCTGGCAGGCCGCATCATGGGCGAAGCCCAAGCCATCCAAGTCTTCCAGTACAGCAGGAGCCGTCGCACGTGGGCGTGGAATCCCGACGTCGCCCCCAAGCCCGTCGGCACTTTCAGCGTAAGCACTATGCCCCAGGCGCGTGCTTCCGAGGTCCTCATCACCATCGAACTCAGCGCTGCGATCGACGAGGACGCCATACCGCCGGCGCTGCAACCGGATTTGGCCGTCGGACGCCTGCCGTGGCTTCGTATCACGACGCCGAGTCCTGATTCCGACTGCATTGCACATCCGGACGACCTAGACCAGTTCATGCAGGTCGCCCGACGGACGATTAACCACGTGCAAGACGTGATGCGGGCCCGCAAGGTTCATCTGATCGCCATCAGTCCGGCCAGCACGGTGTTTCGTTTCGGCCAGATGCTCCAGCCTGGCCACCATCCCGAATACATCCTCTACGACCGCGCCGGCCGCGAATATCCATTCGTTCCGGCCTTCTCCATCACAGGCCACGACGTGTCGGCTCTCGATAGGGAGCGGCCCTTCTCCATCTCCCTTCGATAA
- a CDS encoding DUF3085 domain-containing protein: MSVRFKGTELRPVLLEAVLNQCRVVLVKDQGVYFLAERGERRPDGRQKLIAYAVGCNPDVDAFDDWWKLARTELGGDDFRELFDPRDGVFALILHSANDLEVSATSTHLSLQAVAPTPNGN; this comes from the coding sequence ATGTCTGTTCGATTCAAAGGTACCGAGCTGCGCCCCGTGCTCCTCGAAGCGGTGCTCAACCAATGTCGCGTCGTCCTGGTCAAGGATCAGGGCGTGTATTTCCTGGCCGAGCGTGGCGAGCGCAGGCCCGATGGGCGCCAGAAGCTCATCGCCTACGCCGTCGGCTGCAATCCGGATGTCGACGCATTCGATGACTGGTGGAAATTGGCGCGCACCGAGCTTGGTGGTGACGATTTCCGCGAGTTATTCGATCCGCGCGACGGTGTCTTTGCGCTCATCCTGCACAGCGCGAACGACCTCGAAGTGTCCGCCACCTCGACACACCTATCGTTGCAGGCCGTAGCCCCAACGCCGAACGGCAACTGA
- a CDS encoding GTPase yields the protein MDTQSIRAQMPLLVRGHVPSNVHTFKFNIFDGQPKVSTLGFHIDPKPFEGKVIARTDEAIVVKTGRAEFAVLDRALVTEVPDEGTKVHVEPYARHRFDGLRADTPEERTEFTADGQPYTVKTLVLGSAPAKLPIPEPRCPELQELIQQMEQLPAPDGFRRIAHLMVDAGARDFTWVDPLPGDIIATPPAIGFTVATAKFEGRVTVLYERGLDLYAVELHRDGELVERVDKVFFDALGESLERLIDDGNWRRIRVQCLSGRKSAQH from the coding sequence ATGGACACCCAATCCATCCGCGCACAAATGCCGTTGCTCGTTCGCGGTCACGTGCCTTCCAACGTCCACACCTTCAAGTTCAACATCTTCGACGGCCAGCCCAAGGTTTCCACGCTGGGCTTCCACATCGATCCCAAGCCGTTCGAGGGCAAGGTCATCGCCAGGACCGACGAGGCCATCGTCGTCAAGACCGGGCGAGCCGAGTTCGCGGTGCTCGACCGGGCGCTCGTGACTGAGGTGCCCGACGAAGGCACCAAGGTGCACGTCGAACCCTACGCCCGACACCGCTTCGACGGTCTGCGCGCGGATACGCCCGAGGAACGCACCGAGTTCACCGCCGACGGCCAGCCCTACACGGTGAAGACGCTCGTGCTCGGTTCCGCGCCGGCGAAGCTGCCGATCCCCGAGCCCCGCTGTCCCGAGCTGCAGGAGCTGATCCAGCAGATGGAGCAGTTGCCTGCGCCCGATGGTTTCCGGCGCATCGCGCACCTCATGGTGGATGCCGGCGCGCGGGATTTCACGTGGGTCGATCCGTTGCCCGGCGACATCATCGCGACACCGCCGGCCATTGGCTTCACGGTGGCCACGGCGAAGTTCGAGGGGCGCGTCACTGTCCTGTACGAACGCGGGCTCGACCTGTACGCGGTGGAACTGCACCGTGACGGCGAACTCGTCGAGCGGGTCGATAAGGTGTTCTTCGATGCGCTCGGCGAGTCGCTGGAACGGTTGATCGACGACGGGAACTGGCGGCGCATCCGTGTGCAATGCCTGTCCGGCCGTAAGTCTGCTCAGCACTGA
- a CDS encoding DNA topoisomerase III: MRVFLCEKPSQGKDIARVLGAGQRGSGCYSGAGIVVTWCIGHLVEAVPPEGYDERYKRWTLEHLPIIPERWRVEPKAATAAQFKIVKQLVGQASELVIATDADREGEMIAREMIELCGYRGPIQRLWLSALNDASIRKALGALKPSAETLPLYYSALARSRADWLIGMNLSRLFTLLGRQAGYTGVLSVGRVQTPTLKLVVDRDREIARFVSIPYWAIEVALSAGSQPFVANWVPPPASTDDAGRCLQQPVAQQAADRLRTAGVAQVVSVETERVREGPPLPFDLGTLQEVCSRQLGLDVQETLDITQALYETHKATTYPRSDSGYLPESMLAEVPTVLESLLKTDPGLRPLIAQLDRNQRSRAWNDTKVTAHHGIIPTLEPANLSAMSEKELAVYRLIRAHYLAQFLPHHEFDRTVAQLACGGQSLLAVGKQIAVVGWHQVLAAPEEGDADGDDAQRSQVLPALRAGLSCQVGHVDLKALKTLPPKPYTQGELVKAMKGVAKLVTDPRLKQKLKETTGIGTEATRANIISGLLGRGYLLKKGRAVRASDAAYTLIDTVPAAIADPGTTAVWEQALDMIEAGQLTLNTFIAKQSAWVIQLVQQYSRATLAIKLPPSPSCAQCGAQMRQRTGKSGAFWSCTRYPDCKGTLPVDGSTGKRGAARKQRASRKAS, translated from the coding sequence ATGCGCGTGTTCCTGTGCGAGAAGCCTTCGCAAGGCAAGGACATCGCCCGCGTGCTGGGTGCCGGCCAGCGTGGTTCCGGCTGCTACAGCGGTGCGGGTATCGTCGTGACCTGGTGCATCGGTCATCTGGTCGAAGCGGTTCCGCCCGAGGGCTATGACGAGCGCTACAAGCGCTGGACTCTTGAGCACCTGCCCATCATCCCCGAGCGCTGGCGCGTCGAGCCCAAGGCTGCGACCGCCGCGCAGTTCAAGATCGTCAAGCAGCTCGTCGGCCAGGCCAGCGAGCTGGTGATCGCCACCGATGCCGACCGCGAAGGCGAGATGATCGCCCGCGAGATGATCGAGCTGTGCGGCTACCGCGGGCCGATCCAGCGCCTGTGGCTATCGGCGCTCAACGATGCATCGATCCGCAAGGCACTGGGCGCGCTGAAGCCGTCGGCCGAGACGCTGCCGCTGTACTACTCGGCCCTGGCCCGCTCGCGTGCCGACTGGCTGATCGGCATGAACCTGAGCCGGCTGTTCACCCTGCTCGGGCGCCAGGCCGGCTACACCGGCGTGCTGTCGGTGGGCCGGGTGCAGACGCCGACGCTGAAGCTGGTGGTGGATCGCGACCGCGAGATCGCCCGTTTCGTCTCCATCCCGTACTGGGCCATTGAGGTCGCGCTGTCCGCGGGCAGCCAGCCCTTCGTCGCCAACTGGGTGCCGCCACCGGCCAGCACCGACGACGCCGGCCGCTGCCTGCAGCAGCCGGTGGCGCAGCAGGCCGCCGACCGGCTGCGTACCGCGGGCGTGGCGCAGGTGGTGTCGGTCGAGACCGAGCGCGTGCGCGAGGGCCCGCCACTGCCGTTCGACCTCGGCACGCTCCAGGAGGTGTGCTCCAGGCAGCTGGGCCTCGACGTGCAGGAGACGCTGGACATCACCCAGGCGCTGTACGAGACGCACAAGGCGACGACGTATCCACGCTCAGATTCGGGCTATCTGCCCGAGAGCATGCTGGCCGAAGTGCCGACCGTGCTCGAGAGCCTGCTCAAGACCGATCCCGGTCTGCGCCCCCTGATCGCTCAGCTCGACCGCAACCAGCGCTCACGCGCGTGGAACGACACCAAGGTCACCGCCCACCACGGCATCATCCCGACGCTCGAACCGGCCAACCTGTCGGCCATGAGCGAGAAGGAACTGGCGGTGTACCGACTGATCCGCGCGCACTACCTGGCGCAGTTCCTGCCCCACCACGAGTTCGACCGCACGGTGGCGCAGCTCGCGTGCGGCGGGCAGTCGCTGCTGGCCGTGGGCAAGCAGATCGCCGTAGTCGGCTGGCACCAGGTGCTGGCGGCGCCGGAGGAAGGCGACGCGGATGGCGATGACGCCCAGCGCAGTCAGGTGCTGCCGGCGCTGCGAGCCGGCTTGTCCTGCCAGGTAGGTCATGTCGATCTGAAGGCGCTGAAGACCCTGCCGCCAAAGCCCTATACCCAGGGCGAGCTGGTCAAGGCCATGAAGGGCGTCGCCAAGCTCGTCACCGACCCGCGCCTGAAGCAGAAGCTGAAAGAGACGACGGGCATCGGCACCGAGGCCACGCGCGCCAACATCATCAGCGGCCTGCTCGGCCGCGGCTATCTGCTGAAGAAGGGCCGCGCCGTCCGCGCCTCGGATGCAGCCTATACCCTGATCGACACCGTGCCGGCCGCCATCGCCGATCCGGGAACGACGGCGGTCTGGGAGCAGGCTCTAGACATGATCGAGGCGGGTCAACTGACGTTGAACACCTTCATCGCCAAGCAGTCCGCCTGGGTGATCCAGCTCGTGCAGCAGTACAGCCGCGCGACGCTCGCCATCAAGCTGCCGCCATCGCCATCCTGCGCGCAGTGCGGCGCGCAGATGCGCCAGCGCACCGGCAAGAGCGGCGCATTCTGGTCGTGCACTCGCTACCCGGACTGCAAGGGCACGCTGCCGGTCGATGGCTCGACAGGCAAGCGTGGAGCGGCGCGCAAGCAGCGCGCCTCCCGCAAGGCGTCCTGA
- a CDS encoding single-stranded DNA-binding protein — MSTHFVGEGNVGSAPEYREFPNGNDEPRRLLRLNVYFDNPIPKKDGEYEDRGGFWAPVELWHRDAEHWRSLYQKGMRVLVEGRTVRDEWEDADENERVTFKIEARRVGILPYRIEAVTLGTKPAGGQ; from the coding sequence ATGAGCACACACTTCGTCGGCGAGGGCAACGTCGGTTCTGCGCCGGAGTACCGCGAATTCCCCAACGGCAACGACGAGCCGCGCAGGCTGCTGCGGCTGAATGTCTATTTCGACAATCCCATCCCGAAGAAGGATGGCGAGTACGAGGACCGCGGCGGCTTCTGGGCGCCCGTGGAGCTGTGGCATCGCGATGCCGAGCACTGGCGGTCGCTGTACCAGAAGGGCATGCGCGTACTGGTCGAAGGCCGGACCGTGCGCGACGAATGGGAGGACGCCGACGAGAACGAGCGCGTCACCTTCAAGATCGAGGCCCGTCGCGTCGGCATCCTGCCGTATCGCATCGAGGCGGTGACGCTCGGCACCAAGCCGGCCGGGGGCCAGTGA
- a CDS encoding DUF3158 family protein, whose amino-acid sequence MTAASSSGRPGRFIPLGQANFQLLEHAGYLKGLLQPFKGKGSLETWASQCMALRDGLIALAQRQVLPQARAYPFNLLDVQLAQQTTGAGTTFLRWRNLDRSTMGVALWESLLDRPATPASLIDDLYAIELQRIALNMQISQTHSIARLALECASRMAQAEATYLRRVHGHVASIPTIPKESP is encoded by the coding sequence ATGACGGCAGCGTCTTCTTCCGGCCGCCCAGGGCGCTTCATTCCGCTGGGACAGGCTAACTTCCAGCTGCTGGAACACGCAGGCTACCTAAAGGGCCTTTTACAGCCCTTTAAAGGTAAGGGGAGTCTGGAGACCTGGGCCAGCCAGTGCATGGCGCTGCGCGACGGGTTGATCGCCCTGGCACAACGGCAGGTGTTGCCCCAGGCGCGGGCCTACCCCTTCAACCTGCTCGATGTGCAACTGGCCCAGCAGACGACTGGCGCAGGGACGACCTTTCTGCGCTGGCGCAACCTCGACCGCTCAACCATGGGCGTGGCCTTGTGGGAGTCGCTGCTCGATCGCCCCGCGACACCGGCTTCGCTGATCGACGACCTGTATGCGATCGAACTGCAGCGCATCGCGCTGAACATGCAGATCAGTCAGACCCACAGCATCGCCCGCCTCGCCCTGGAATGCGCCAGCAGGATGGCGCAAGCCGAGGCGACCTATCTGCGGCGTGTCCACGGGCATGTCGCATCCATTCCCACCATTCCCAAGGAGTCACCATGA
- a CDS encoding PFL_4669 family integrating conjugative element protein: protein MANDLQLNLGSLRSAMSLTLHTHHASRIWHGRAPTEGRPGIVGLSGFISVMNKMKRGAEQDDPYSDWWMLRIEDKLADTKVRLQALREQVEQVLADVPPALSLGENLNVQPVKLPLFVNAQLGFAAVYLLADYDDLARKLILAHHTALIDRSTLERWLNDGAHALRSLFSLAQQYRYSGTTRDDFAAKNAVARAALEKFGELPQDVLDGTRRSRFAPPIAQRGNRPEAPAADAWESSLADGAADATTQDEGAKA from the coding sequence ATGGCCAACGATCTGCAACTGAATCTCGGATCGCTGCGCAGCGCGATGTCGCTGACCCTGCACACCCACCACGCATCGCGCATCTGGCACGGCCGCGCACCGACCGAGGGGCGCCCCGGCATCGTCGGCCTCAGCGGCTTCATCAGCGTGATGAACAAGATGAAGCGCGGCGCCGAGCAGGACGACCCCTATTCGGACTGGTGGATGCTGCGCATCGAGGACAAGCTGGCCGATACGAAGGTCCGCCTGCAGGCGCTGCGCGAGCAGGTCGAGCAGGTGCTCGCGGATGTCCCTCCTGCGCTCAGCCTGGGCGAGAACCTGAACGTGCAGCCGGTAAAGCTGCCGCTGTTCGTCAATGCCCAGCTCGGCTTTGCCGCCGTCTACCTGCTGGCCGACTACGACGACCTGGCGCGCAAGCTGATCCTGGCGCACCACACGGCGCTCATCGACCGCAGCACACTGGAGCGCTGGCTCAACGATGGTGCGCATGCGCTGCGCAGCCTGTTCTCCCTGGCCCAGCAGTACCGCTATTCCGGCACGACGCGCGACGACTTCGCGGCGAAGAACGCTGTGGCGCGGGCGGCGCTGGAGAAGTTCGGCGAGTTGCCCCAGGACGTGCTCGATGGCACGCGCCGTTCGCGCTTTGCGCCACCCATAGCACAGCGGGGAAACCGGCCCGAGGCACCGGCCGCGGACGCTTGGGAGTCAAGCCTCGCCGATGGCGCAGCCGACGCCACGACGCAAGACGAAGGCGCCAAGGCATGA
- a CDS encoding STY4528 family pathogenicity island replication protein, with amino-acid sequence MGTGGSSSRAGPVPLSALLDDAAKRIPSAASGPLPSDGFLFSGNRHDSVPRRLLLDTRLTPLERNAWQVFRLLLNNDGITAFPTYEAMRPYLASMPCTPKASHETVARALTLLRLTRWLSLVRRRRDPRTGRIQGNLYVLHDEPLTPFEAMQLDPDYLGLVSQALTHASKAVQRVGLHTLREIAEDPLLSGRSLPTRLQVLAQRLADEHTGEAPSYPQESDAAKSEEGEDALLRNDEAPASESEAGRKPASDGALRNPKQDRTVRRDRMYEVRTVPRARDTEDAPAPSLPRRFQSLKAEQQAGALVALQQVEPSLRQAVLDEWDARCRTSTVRNPAGYLFGIIQKAIRGEFKAWVGQHPPGMDKPASPPHQAATAPAPPPANPEVVRQHIEHLRSMLRIT; translated from the coding sequence ATGGGCACCGGCGGATCTTCCTCGCGCGCTGGCCCGGTGCCGTTGTCGGCGCTGCTCGACGATGCCGCCAAGCGTATCCCCTCGGCCGCGAGCGGGCCCTTGCCCAGCGATGGCTTCCTGTTCAGCGGGAATCGCCACGACAGCGTGCCCCGGCGATTGCTCCTGGACACCCGGCTCACGCCGCTGGAGCGAAATGCCTGGCAGGTGTTTCGCCTGCTGCTCAACAACGACGGGATCACCGCCTTCCCCACCTACGAAGCGATGCGCCCCTACCTGGCATCGATGCCCTGCACCCCGAAGGCCTCCCACGAGACGGTGGCCAGGGCGCTCACCCTGCTGCGGCTGACCCGCTGGCTCAGCCTGGTGCGCCGGCGGCGCGATCCCAGGACCGGGCGCATCCAGGGCAATCTCTACGTGCTCCACGACGAACCGCTCACACCCTTCGAGGCGATGCAACTCGACCCCGACTACCTGGGCCTAGTCAGCCAGGCGCTGACCCACGCCAGCAAGGCGGTGCAACGGGTCGGCCTGCATACGCTCCGAGAGATCGCCGAGGACCCGCTGCTGAGCGGCCGCAGCTTGCCCACCCGCCTGCAGGTACTCGCGCAGAGGCTGGCGGACGAACACACTGGCGAGGCCCCCAGTTATCCACAGGAGTCGGACGCGGCGAAATCCGAAGAAGGCGAAGACGCCCTGCTTCGGAACGACGAAGCCCCCGCTTCGGAATCCGAAGCAGGCCGAAAACCCGCGTCAGACGGCGCTCTTCGGAATCCGAAGCAGGACCGTACAGTACGTAGAGATCGTATGTATGAAGTACGTACGGTACCGCGCGCACGCGACACCGAAGACGCGCCGGCGCCATCCCTGCCCCGGCGCTTCCAGAGCTTGAAGGCCGAGCAGCAGGCCGGAGCGCTGGTCGCCCTGCAGCAGGTCGAGCCCTCGCTGCGCCAGGCCGTGCTCGACGAATGGGACGCACGCTGTCGGACCAGCACGGTGCGCAACCCGGCTGGCTACCTGTTCGGCATCATCCAGAAGGCGATCCGCGGGGAGTTCAAGGCGTGGGTGGGCCAGCACCCGCCCGGCATGGACAAGCCGGCTTCGCCGCCACACCAGGCCGCAACCGCTCCAGCGCCCCCACCCGCCAATCCCGAGGTGGTCCGGCAGCACATCGAGCATCTGCGATCGATGCTGCGCATCACCTGA
- a CDS encoding DUF2857 domain-containing protein, which yields MSAPHPLNQAVIAQALHDLRNGQLRRCKAMGFGEQELEALKHPALVSVLVNATVSWCSVKVNRDVLQRLLSQVRDVEKEIATVDRMLRLGASTEMVSKFYGLTHQEVALRRDILGLPKRKGRHPVLSEAHENALWECWKPAVQERGIALEDDAAMLELTLELAEELDLPASVIWATMRSWIDQGLV from the coding sequence ATGTCGGCTCCGCATCCCCTCAATCAGGCCGTGATCGCCCAAGCCCTGCACGACCTGCGCAACGGGCAGTTGCGTCGCTGCAAGGCCATGGGATTCGGAGAACAGGAGCTGGAAGCCCTGAAGCACCCCGCGTTGGTCAGCGTACTGGTCAACGCCACCGTGTCCTGGTGTTCGGTGAAGGTGAACCGGGACGTGTTGCAGCGGCTACTGAGTCAGGTCCGCGACGTCGAGAAGGAGATCGCGACCGTCGATCGCATGCTGCGTCTGGGCGCCAGCACCGAGATGGTCAGCAAGTTCTATGGGCTCACTCACCAGGAGGTGGCGCTGCGCCGGGACATCCTGGGCCTGCCCAAGCGCAAGGGCCGCCATCCGGTGCTCAGCGAAGCCCATGAGAACGCGTTGTGGGAGTGCTGGAAACCGGCCGTGCAAGAACGTGGCATTGCGCTCGAGGACGACGCGGCGATGCTGGAGCTCACCCTCGAACTTGCCGAGGAACTGGATCTTCCGGCCTCCGTCATCTGGGCCACCATGCGGAGTTGGATCGACCAGGGACTGGTGTAG